The following are encoded together in the Actinoplanes sp. N902-109 genome:
- a CDS encoding PHP domain-containing protein, translating to MTSRDPVADLRRIAFLLERANEATYRVKAFRSAAATVAALPSDELSRRTAAGTLAELTGVGDVTARCITESLNGEEPVYLRRLETTEGTDLSEAAGALRSALRGDCHAHSDWSDGGSPIEEMALAAVELGHEYLVLTDHSPRLTVARGLTPARLRKQLDYVARLNDALPTGFRILTGIEVDILADGSLDQEDELLERLDVVVGSVHSGLRDEAPKMTRRMLAAVANPHLDILGHMTGRKVSAGGEGDRAHRGGRTRPPSTFDLDKVIAACLEHDKAIEINSRPDRLDPPKRMLTVAVEAGCLFSIDTDAHAPGQLDWQRFGCERAALCGVPVDKVVNTWDAQRVLAWTASHVGSAGGTD from the coding sequence GTGACGTCCCGTGATCCGGTCGCCGACCTGCGGCGCATCGCGTTCCTGCTGGAACGCGCGAACGAGGCCACCTACCGGGTGAAGGCGTTCCGCTCGGCGGCGGCGACGGTTGCCGCGCTCCCGTCGGACGAGCTCAGCCGGCGCACGGCCGCGGGCACGCTCGCCGAGCTCACCGGGGTCGGCGACGTGACCGCCCGCTGCATCACCGAGTCGCTGAACGGCGAGGAACCGGTCTACCTGCGGCGCCTCGAAACCACCGAGGGCACCGACCTGTCCGAGGCGGCCGGGGCGCTGCGGTCCGCGCTGCGCGGCGACTGCCACGCGCATTCGGACTGGTCCGACGGCGGGTCACCGATCGAGGAGATGGCGCTGGCCGCGGTCGAGCTGGGCCACGAATACCTGGTGCTGACCGACCACTCGCCCCGGCTCACCGTCGCCCGCGGGCTCACCCCGGCCCGGCTGCGCAAACAGCTCGACTACGTGGCCCGGCTCAACGACGCGCTGCCCACGGGCTTCCGCATCCTCACCGGCATCGAGGTCGACATCCTCGCCGACGGCTCCCTCGACCAGGAGGACGAACTGCTCGAACGGCTCGACGTGGTGGTCGGCTCGGTGCACAGCGGCCTGCGCGACGAAGCACCGAAGATGACCCGCCGGATGCTGGCCGCTGTCGCCAACCCGCACCTCGACATCCTGGGCCACATGACCGGCCGTAAGGTGTCGGCCGGCGGCGAGGGCGACCGGGCCCACCGCGGCGGCCGCACCCGCCCGCCCAGCACGTTCGACCTGGACAAGGTCATCGCCGCCTGCCTCGAACACGACAAGGCCATCGAGATCAACTCCCGCCCGGACCGGCTCGACCCGCCCAAGCGGATGCTCACGGTCGCCGTGGAGGCGGGCTGCCTGTTCAGCATCGACACCGACGCGCATGCCCCGGGACAGCTCGACTGGCAGCGCTTCGGCTGCGAGCGGGCCGCGCTGTGCGGCGTACCGGTGGACAAGGTGGTGAACACCTGGGACGCGCAGCGGGTCCTCGCCTGGACCGCCAGTCACGTAGGGTCGGCGGGTGGGACAGATTGA
- a CDS encoding DUF4034 domain-containing protein, whose protein sequence is MWPFRRAAKAESVTLDPTFGDKDANSLLSYVHSGDWRAIRDLFATAPDSNRRYFYLCVLGEGPQQKPPAWLDEWTAAEPAAATPRLIRAVYLIQWAWQARTAKQAKYVSQEQFATFFRRLKLAEDALDECIARAPDEPLAWSNLLITAMGRQLGLEEAERRFEQAIAHVRWNTPAHYTLLQHRCAKWGGSDELALTFARETVAGMPAGHRLGGMVPIAHFEVALQSDEGFDYLKRPEVVAEVEAAADKSIRHPAFDRGPGFQGVEGWFAMVFAKAGAHRSAAECFDRIGDVPDEQPWSYLGKAEVVYARTRNEVRRALGR, encoded by the coding sequence GTGTGGCCCTTCCGACGCGCTGCGAAAGCCGAGTCCGTCACCCTCGACCCGACTTTCGGCGACAAAGACGCAAATTCCCTTCTCTCGTACGTTCACAGTGGTGACTGGCGCGCGATTCGCGACCTTTTCGCCACGGCACCGGACAGCAACCGCCGCTACTTCTACCTCTGTGTGCTCGGCGAGGGCCCGCAGCAGAAGCCGCCGGCCTGGCTGGACGAGTGGACCGCCGCGGAGCCCGCCGCCGCCACCCCGCGCCTGATCAGGGCGGTCTACTTGATCCAGTGGGCGTGGCAGGCACGCACCGCCAAACAGGCTAAATACGTGTCACAGGAACAGTTCGCCACCTTCTTCCGGCGGTTGAAGCTGGCCGAGGACGCGCTCGACGAGTGCATCGCCCGTGCGCCGGACGAGCCGCTGGCCTGGTCCAACCTGCTGATCACGGCGATGGGCCGGCAGCTCGGGCTGGAAGAGGCCGAGCGGCGTTTCGAGCAGGCGATCGCGCACGTCCGCTGGAACACCCCGGCGCACTACACGCTGCTGCAGCACCGGTGCGCGAAGTGGGGCGGCAGCGACGAGCTCGCCCTGACGTTCGCCCGTGAGACGGTGGCCGGGATGCCCGCCGGGCACCGGCTCGGCGGCATGGTCCCGATCGCGCACTTCGAAGTGGCGCTGCAGTCCGACGAGGGCTTCGACTACCTCAAGCGGCCCGAGGTCGTCGCCGAGGTGGAAGCGGCGGCCGACAAGTCCATCCGGCACCCGGCGTTCGACCGGGGACCCGGTTTCCAGGGCGTCGAGGGCTGGTTCGCCATGGTGTTCGCCAAGGCGGGCGCGCACCGCTCGGCCGCCGAGTGCTTCGATCGCATCGGGGACGTGCCGGACGAGCAGCCGTGGTCGTACCTGGGCAAAGCCGAAGTGGTCTATGCGCGCACGCGAAACGAGGTCCGGCGGGCCCTGGGCCGATAA